The following proteins come from a genomic window of Dreissena polymorpha isolate Duluth1 chromosome 1, UMN_Dpol_1.0, whole genome shotgun sequence:
- the LOC127864549 gene encoding mucin-5AC-like → MSAIKTPQSTSLDTPQSKSLDTPQSTSLDTLQSTSLETPQSTSLDKHQGTSLETSQSTSLDTPQSTSLDTLQSTSLDTPQSTSLDTLQSTSLDKHQSTTLDTLLSISLDKHQSKSLDTHQSTSLDTLQSTSLDTPQSTSLEIAQSTLLETPQKFIT, encoded by the exons ACACCTCAGAGTACATCACTTGATACACCTCAGAGTAAATCACTTGATACACCTCAGAGTACATCACTTGATACACTTCAGAGTACATCATTAGAGACACCTCAGAGTACATCACTTGATAAACATCAGGGTACATCACTTGAAACTTCTCAGAGTACATCACTTGACACACCTCAGAGTACATCACTTGATACACTTCAGAGTACATCACTTGATACACCACAGAGTACATCACTTGATACACTTCAGAGTACATCACTTGATAAGCATCAGAGTACAACACTTGATACACTTCTGAGTATATCACTTGATAAACATCAGAGTAAATCTCTTGATACACATCAGAGTACATCACTTGATACACTTCAGAGTACATCACTTGATACACCTCAGAGTACATCACTTGAAATTGCTCAGAGTACATTACTTGAGACACCTCAGA AGTTCATCACGTGA